The Gemmatimonadaceae bacterium genomic interval CTTGAGGTAGACGACCATCTCGCGCGCCACCGCGAGCGCCCCCTCGGGGCCGATGTCGTCCTCGATCATCGCAAGCGCCATGTCGACGCCGGCCGTGACGCCGGCCGACGTGCAGAACTTGCCGTCCTTGAGATAGAGCGCATCGCTGTCGACGCGGAGCTTCGGGAACCGTCGCTGTACGTCGGCCGCGAACGACCAGTGCGTGGTCACGGCACGTCCGTCGAGAAGGCCGGTCGGTGCGAGTCCGTAGATCCCGGTGCAGACGCTGGCGATTCGCCGAATGCCCGGTGCGCGTGCCGAGATCCACGCGGCGGCTTCGTCGGCAAGCCCCGTCTTTCTCAGCCCGCTGCCGCCCGGGATGATGAGCGTGTCGAGGCGAACGTTGGACGGGACGACGTAGTGCGCGCGGAACTCGAGCCCCGACGCCGCGGCAAAGCGCTTGGCGCGAAGCCCGACGATGACGACTTCGTACGGCGGCTCGCCATCGACCGTGTACTCCGGCGACCGCAGCGCGTCCGACGTGAACGCGTCGGACGGCCCCACGAGATCGAGCGCCTGAATGCCCTCAAAGCCAAGAAAACCGATGCGGCGTGTCGGCATGGCCCAAACTACGCCCGGTCAGCGGATGGCCGAAAGGACAAGTTTCCGACGATTCAGGCCATCGACCTGGCCGCCGTCCGACCGGTTCAAGAACAGCAAAGCGTTCTGTATAGGGCACCAGACGAGATCGGGGCGCGCTCGCACCTCACCGCTGCCTTGTGGTCCCCATACCTTGAGCCATGCCGCCTCGCGTCAGCGTGTGCATTCCTACGTACAACGGCGCCGCGTTTCTCGCCGAAACGTTGGCCAGCGCCGTCGCGCAGACGTTCGAGGACTTCGAGGTTGTCGTCGTCGACGACTGCTCGACGGACGGGTCGGCCGAGATTGCCGAGGGGTTTGCGCGCTCCGACTCGCGCGTTCGAGTCATCCGAAACACCCAGCGCGCCGGATCGGGCGCCGCCAACGCCAGGATCTACGTCGCGCAATCACAGGGCGAGTGGATCAAGCCCCTCAACCAGGACGACCTCATGGCGCCGACGTGCCTTGCGCGCATGCTCGAGGCGTCGGCGCGAGGACCGCTGGTCGTCTGCTGGCACGCATGCATGTTCGAGGCGGATGTCAGCGCGCAGGTACGCGGATGGTACGCGGAGGGGCCGACGCTCGCCGGTGAGTTGCCCGGCGACTTCGCCGACGCCGACACCGTCTGCGCCGCCGTGTTGCGACGGCCGACGGAGAACTTCATCGGGCCAACGAGCTCAGGATTCATCCACCGCGGTTGCTTCGCGAAGCACGGATCGTTCGACCCCGCGTTTTCGTTCTTTCCCGACCTCGACTACTGGACTCGCGTCGGTACGCGCGAGGGAATGGCCATCGTCGCGGAACCCGCGCTCACCTTCCGCGTCCACAACGCGTCGATCAGCGCCGGGATACGCGGCGATCCGCGACGCGCATTTCGCATGAGTCTTCAGCAATTGCGGCGCAAGCTCCAGTTCGCGCGCCAGCCGGGCTTCGAGAACGTGCGTCGCGTCGCCGCCGGCCTTTCCCCCGCAATCGATCTCGAGGAGTGGCTGCGAACGTCCGCATTCGAGATTCGGTGGAACGCCATTGAGACGCGCTACCGAAAGCGCGATCCCTGGCCGCTCGAGCAGTGGGACGCGCTCGTCGCGGCGGAGCCCGAACTGCAAAAAGTGTCT includes:
- a CDS encoding helix-turn-helix domain-containing protein; the protein is MPTRRIGFLGFEGIQALDLVGPSDAFTSDALRSPEYTVDGEPPYEVVIVGLRAKRFAAASGLEFRAHYVVPSNVRLDTLIIPGGSGLRKTGLADEAAAWISARAPGIRRIASVCTGIYGLAPTGLLDGRAVTTHWSFAADVQRRFPKLRVDSDALYLKDGKFCTSAGVTAGVDMALAMIEDDIGPEGALAVAREMVVYLKRSGGQHQYSEPLRFQVEATDRFADLAAWIPAHLRTDLSVEALAARACLSVRHFTRAFRERFSKTPAAFVEEARLTEACRRLALRRTTVESVARSVGYASDDAFRRAFGRRFGVLPRDYRSRFNLVDKPFT
- a CDS encoding glycosyltransferase family 2 protein, which produces MPPRVSVCIPTYNGAAFLAETLASAVAQTFEDFEVVVVDDCSTDGSAEIAEGFARSDSRVRVIRNTQRAGSGAANARIYVAQSQGEWIKPLNQDDLMAPTCLARMLEASARGPLVVCWHACMFEADVSAQVRGWYAEGPTLAGELPGDFADADTVCAAVLRRPTENFIGPTSSGFIHRGCFAKHGSFDPAFSFFPDLDYWTRVGTREGMAIVAEPALTFRVHNASISAGIRGDPRRAFRMSLQQLRRKLQFARQPGFENVRRVAAGLSPAIDLEEWLRTSAFEIRWNAIETRYRKRDPWPLEQWDALVAAEPELQKVSRELDAALSLSSRVRQFVKRRF